One Gloeocapsopsis sp. IPPAS B-1203 DNA window includes the following coding sequences:
- a CDS encoding Rho termination factor N-terminal domain-containing protein produces MESTQALLTLAFNIICIGYTTLSIANLVCGLYEEWVKLNSTELALDSYEIEATDKSPQLPLEPQNYEVISMDTAELLNTYRWDLAHIELLSYVNAQEIAPESNNKLGALTIRELKSKAKERHIPRYGNMRKSDLIQALAQ; encoded by the coding sequence ATGGAAAGCACACAAGCATTACTGACATTAGCATTCAATATTATCTGTATTGGTTACACAACACTATCAATTGCAAATCTAGTGTGTGGTTTGTATGAAGAGTGGGTAAAACTAAACTCAACTGAATTAGCTCTTGATAGTTATGAAATAGAAGCCACAGATAAATCACCACAGCTTCCGTTAGAACCTCAAAACTATGAAGTAATTTCTATGGACACAGCAGAATTGCTCAACACATATCGTTGGGATTTAGCACATATTGAACTACTTAGTTACGTAAACGCGCAAGAGATAGCACCTGAGTCTAACAACAAGCTAGGAGCGTTAACCATTAGGGAGCTTAAGTCAAAAGCTAAGGAGCGACACATCCCCAGGTACGGCAATATGCGCAAGTCTGACTTAATCCAAGCCCTTGCTCAATAA
- a CDS encoding pentapeptide repeat-containing protein produces MANIEHLALLQQGAVKWLEWRKKNIQIKPDLSEADLSEANFRGANLIAVNLRRADLSKTKLIAANLTKANLSAANLNKSELIDANLQQVELVDAQLTEAQLTGANLSYANLIGADLKGADLRRVDLTHANLIATELRWANLKEADLSTADLRRANLSYANLMAANLSHANLSHANLYEAELIGAYLHLAHLEQINLSEAHLNGAYMFGANLSGANLFKADLRWTNLSKANFAGADLSQANFTGANLSRANFTGAILNQVNFTGANLSKANFGEATDV; encoded by the coding sequence ATGGCGAATATCGAGCATCTTGCATTACTACAGCAGGGTGCAGTAAAGTGGCTTGAGTGGAGAAAGAAAAACATCCAAATAAAACCAGACCTTAGTGAAGCTGATTTAAGTGAAGCAAACTTTAGAGGTGCCAATTTAATCGCAGTCAACCTCCGCAGAGCCGATCTCAGTAAGACTAAACTGATTGCAGCTAACCTCACTAAAGCTAACTTAAGCGCAGCTAATCTCAACAAATCTGAACTCATCGATGCTAATCTGCAACAAGTCGAACTTGTTGATGCTCAGTTAACAGAAGCTCAGCTAACTGGAGCCAATTTGAGCTATGCCAATCTTATTGGAGCCGATCTCAAAGGCGCAGACTTAAGACGAGTAGATCTCACTCACGCCAACTTAATTGCAACTGAGTTGCGATGGGCTAACTTAAAAGAGGCAGATTTAAGTACGGCAGATTTAAGACGCGCTAATCTCAGTTATGCTAATTTGATGGCAGCTAATTTGAGCCATGCGAACTTGAGTCATGCGAATCTGTATGAAGCTGAGTTGATTGGTGCTTACTTGCATTTAGCTCATCTTGAGCAAATTAATCTCAGTGAAGCTCATCTCAACGGTGCTTATATGTTCGGCGCTAACCTTAGCGGTGCTAATCTGTTCAAAGCAGATTTGCGGTGGACGAATCTCAGTAAAGCTAATTTTGCTGGTGCTGATTTGAGCCAAGCTAATTTTACTGGTGCTAACTTGAGTCGGGCTAATTTTACTGGCGCTATTCTCAATCAAGTTAACTTTACAGGAGCAAACTTGAGTAAAGCCAACTTTGGAGAGGCAACTGATGTCTAA
- a CDS encoding helix-turn-helix transcriptional regulator: MRRVKSHLARLIDEQYPHLSQRRLARETGLSPTTINLIYLNKFNRIDNTTLEKLCGYFGIEVGELLYLEETKD; this comes from the coding sequence GTGAGGAGAGTTAAATCACATCTGGCTAGATTAATAGACGAACAATATCCGCATTTAAGTCAGAGGAGATTAGCTCGTGAAACAGGTCTGTCCCCTACTACTATCAACCTGATATACCTGAATAAATTTAATCGAATAGACAACACAACACTTGAGAAGCTTTGTGGCTACTTTGGTATTGAGGTAGGTGAATTACTTTATTTGGAAGAAACAAAAGATTAA